The DNA region CTCGTCGGCGATGCGCAGGCGGACCACCTCCGGCCCGACGGCGATGCCCATGTCGGTCGCCGCGAGGTCGAACAGCGTGCGCTGGATCAGCGATTGCAGCGACTGCTCCAGCAGGCCGAAACGCTTGGCCTGATCGGTGGTGAGGTTGCCGCCCAGCATGGGGCGCAACCGTTCCATTTGCCGGCGGAATTCCTGGTCCAGAGCCTGCTGCCCGATCTCCACCTTGCCGACCTCGGCGACGGTGGTGGGCGTGCTGGAGCGGAAGACATCGCCGATCCCCCAGATGCCGAAGCTGAGGATCAACAGCACGAACAGGATCTTGACGACCCAGGAGCCGGCGAAATTGCGGATGAACTGGAGCATGGGACCCGAATCTAAGCGCGTCGTTCGGCCGTCCGGCCGGGGCGGCGCATCATAGATAGGGGAGGGTGGGGCGGCAACAGCCCATTTCCGGCTCGACGATCTCAGGAGACCTCGGCCACCATCCCCGCTTCGCCAAGCGAAGGCCCCGGCCGTGCGGGACGGCCGGGGCGCGGAAGGGCGACATGGTTCCAGAGCCTCCGGGGAGGACTGGAGGCGGGAGGGTTACTTCAGCGCGTCGCGCACGGCATCCTTGGCGCCGCCGATGCTGTTCTGAACCTTGCCGGCGGCTTTCTCGCCGCGACCCTCGGCCTCGGTCTTGGTGTCGCCGGTCATCTTGCCGACGGTCTCCTTGATCGAGCCCTTGATGGAACGGGCGGCGCCCTCGATGCGGTCCTTGTCCATGGTGGCAACCTCTTGCGAGTTGATTGACGCCAGGACAACGCGGCAGGCGGCGAAAAGGTCCATTGAAATCGTTTCAGGAAGGCGAGGCCGGCGGCGGCCTATGCTCAGGCGCGGCGCGGACCGTCGATGCCGCGGTCGGCCGGCCGATGCGGGGTGCCGCCATTATCAGGCGCGGGCTTGGCGGCGCGCCGGCGCAGGGTGGCCAGTCGCAGGGCGTGATGGGTGATCTGGTCGCGGAAATCGCGGTCGACGCGGCTGAAGGCGCTGTAGGCCAGCTTCACCGCCGCCGGCGAACGGGTGCGCAGGGCCTCCCGCAGGGAATCGCGCAGCGTGCGCAGTTCGAGGATACCCGGAACAAAGGCTGTTTCGACCGCTTCCGTCAGGATTTCGACGGAACACAGGGTCGTTTCGTCATCAAGGGCAAGGCTCAATCGGCGTCCTCCCGGAATGGTCAGGAACCGAGCAGATCCGCGACCGCTGTCAGACAGTCGCGGTGGGACAGGCAGTCCTCGCAGCAACCGTCGGGGGGACGCGGATGTGTGCAGTGCAGACGGCGCAATGCCTCCAGTTCCTGATACATGGCATGCTTCCTGGCGTCCGAGATGACATCGGTCGCGCGGATCGTTTCAAGAGCATCCCGCATGGGGTTGGTCGCATCGATGAACATCGGTGTATACCTCCCTTCCCCGCGAATTTATGCCGCACTCCCGGCCAAGTCCATGAATGCACTGAAATATTAGGGCGCCAAATTGCAACGAGCTGTTGCGCGTTTCACCGGCATGCGGCGCATTGACGCTGGCGGGACGAAGCGTCAGCATCGCTGCCGTCGATAATGGGAATAAAATGGAGATCGGATGGAGCGGGCGCTTTGGCCGACTCTGGCGGTGTATGGAGCGGCGGCGTTGGCGGAGATCGCCGGCTGTTTCGCCTTCTGGGCCTGGATCCGGTCGGGCCGGAGCGCGTGGTGGACAGTGCCGGGAGTGGCGTGCCTGTGCCTGTTCGCCTGGCTGTTGACGCTGGCCGACGCCGGCTTCGCCGGGCGGGCCGACGCCGGCTTCGCCGGGCGGGCCTATGCCGCCTATGGCGGCGTCTATGTCGTCACGGCGCTGTTGTGGCTGTGGCTGGTCGAGGGCGCACGGCCGGACCGCTGGGATGCGGCCGGCGCACTGGTCTGTCTTGTCGGAGCGACGCTTATTCTGGCCGGCCCCCGTGGGGGGTGAGGCCGCGCGATGCCGGTCGGCTGATCGACCGCCCCAGGGCCGGGCCGTTCACCAGCACCAGCCGGCCGCCGTCATCGATTCTCAGATAGGCGCCGACACGCACCGCGCGGCGCAGGATATCATCGTTGAGCATGATCTGCGCATCGGCCAGGGACAACGGTGTGCCCTGGTAGTACGCACGGCCATCGGTGTGTCGGATCTGGCTGAATGCGGTGGTCATGTCGGCATGCTCCCTCTCGTTTCTCGAACGGCGGACCGTTGGCGGACCCGACTTGGCGGCAGTGGTTTTGGCGGCTGCCATCGGGAAAACGCCTGGGGCGTCCGGTTTATTCCTCCATAAGGGGCGACCGGGCGGGTTGCCGCGGTCCCGGGTCTGTCCGAAGTAATCTTGTTACGATGGCGCCGCCGGTCCAGGGGGACGGCGGATGCAGTCATACTGTCGCAGATCTCACCCACAAAAGCTGTGTCAATGCGGGGAATCCGGGTACTTATTTCCGGATCGGCGCCACGCATTGAACCATGTCAATCACGCATCGGCTCCTGGCGGTTAGCATGGAGCAGTTATTATGCGATCGTTGGAGCGCGTATGCATCGGGTTATCCCCGGCTGCGCAAATGTTGGACAGCTTTGTTACCACTTGGCGTTGGAAAACCTGCCGGACGGGGTCATAATACGGCATCGGCTATTCAATCAGCCACCCCATCCATCCAGTGGACCACCCAGTGGGCCATCCACCGGGTGGCCATTCATGCGGCAGCGTGCCGGCCTTTCCGGCAGCCAGAGAAAACGGATCGTTTCGTGGACCTACAACCGGCGGATCAGATGAAGGGTTCCGAGAGCGGCGGCGGGCTGGCAGCCGCCGATATGCCCCGCGATCCGGCCTTTCTGGCTTCCCTGGCCGCCAGCCTTCTGGATGATGGCGGCATGGCGCTGGTCTATCTCGACCGCGACTTGGTGTGCCGCCATGCCGACCCGCATTTCGCGGCGGTGCTGGACCGTTCGCCGGCCGATCTCATCGGGCATCGGTTGACGGCGATCGCCCATCCGGTAAGCGCGGCGGTGGAGGCCGCCATCGCGGCGCTCGGCGATCCGCCGATGCGGAACGCGGCGCCGCTCGATTGCCCGACGGTCGGCCGCGACGGCCGACGCTTCATTCTCAGCGGCAGCGTGGTCGCCCATCGGGACGCGGCCGCGACAACGGTCGGCTATCTCGGCAGCTTCCACCGAACCGGCGATCCCGACCGCATCGCGGAATTCGTGACCTGCCGCGACTCCTTCATCGCGACCCTGCTGGATGCGGCGGTGGACGGCATCATCGTCTCCGACCGCACCGGCGTCATCCGGTCCATCAACAGCGCCTGCTGCCGCCTGTTCGGCTATGACGACGGCGAACTGGTGGGGCGGAACATGACCGTCCTGATGCCGCCGCCCTTCTCGCGCGATCACGGACGCTATGTCGACGGCTACATGCGGACCGACCGGGCCAAGATCATCGGCATCGGCCGGGAAACGCTGGGCCAGCGCAAGGACGGCACCGTCTTCCCCATCCATCTCAGCGTCGGCGAGGCGCGGCTGGGCAATGACGTGACGTTCGTCGGTATCATCCGCGACATTTCGGAACGTCTGGCGGCGGAGCGGCGCGCCTCCTACCTCGCGCGGCACGATCCGTTGACCGGCGTGCTGACGCGCACGGCGTTCCTGGAGGAATGCGAGACGCTGTTGGCCACCTGCCGCCCCGATGGAGGGGAAGCCGGGGCCGCTTCCGGGGGAGGCGCCGACCAGTTCGCCCTGTTCTCCCTCGACGTCGACCAGTTCAGCGACGTGAACGAGGCCTTCGGCTTCCATGTCGGCGACGCGGCGCTGAAGGCGATGGTCAGCCGCGTGACCGAGGTTCTGCCGCCCAACACCATCATCTGCCGCATCGCCGCCGACGAGTTCGCGGCGCTGTCACGGGTGACCGACGCGGACCATGCCCGCCGGCTGGCCGGTGTCCTGCATGACCGTCTGACGGCGTCGATCTACGCCGACCGGCATTGGGTGCGGCTTCGGCTGTCCGTCGGTGCGGCGGTGCGCGACGAGTCGGCCGGCACGCTGGAGGACCTGAACGCCAAGGCCAAGCTGGCCCTTCAGGCGGTGCAGCACAATGGCGGCAACGCCGTCTGCTTCTACACGCCGGAGATGGCGGCGGCGGCGACGCGCCGGATGATGCTGACCATGCATCTGACCCACGCCATCGAACGGAACGAGTTGCGCCTCGTCTATCAGCCGATCGTCGACCGGAATGGCCGCGTCCGCTCGGCGGAGGCGCTGCTTCGCTGGGACCATCCCGCGCTGGGGCCGGTTTCGCCCGGGGAGTTCATTCCGGTCGCCGAGGAAAGCGGACTGATCGTGCCGCTCACCGACTGGGTTCTGTCCACCGCCATCGCCCAGATGGCGCGATGGGAGGCGGCGGGCGTGCTGCCCGACCGCGTCTTCCTCAACATCTCCGGCCAGCAGTTCCTGCGCGGCAATCTGATGCTGCGGCTTGACGAGCTGCTGGGCGAGCATCCGTCCTTGCGCCGCCATCTGGGGCTGGAGATCACCGAACAGGCGGCCGTGCGCGACCTCAAGGTCGCGGTGCGCACGCTGGGCGAGTTGGCCGACCTCGGCATCCAGGCGGCGATCGACGATTTCGGGTCGGGCTATTCCTCGCTCAGTTATGTGCAGCAGTTGCCGGTCGCGAAACTGAAGATCGACCGCGCCTTCGTGATCGATGTCCCGGAGAATCCCAAGAGCAACGCCCTGGTCCGCGCCGCGGTCGGCATGGCGCATGGTCTGGGTCTGACCACCGTCGCCGAAGGGGTGGAGACCGAGGAGCAGCGCGATTTTCTGGTCTCGGTCGGGTGCGACATGATGCAGGGCTTCCTGTTCGGCCGTCCGATGACCCCCGACGCGCTGGCCGATCTGGTTCGCGGGCAGGCGGCCCCCGCCCCCGCCTGATCCGGCTTCTCCGGCGTATTCAGCGCGGACCCCCTTCCGTACGACCGCGCCTTTAAAGTCCGTCTGGTGCTCATTGAAACAGCAGACGGACTCTGAACTTTTGGTTTTCCGTGTGATTCAGGCTCCGGCGGGACTGGGCGCGTCGTCGCTTGTCCGCTCTCGGCCGTCCATTCCCCTGGTTCGGAAAATCCCGTCTCGACAGCATCCGCTGCAACTGATATCCATTCTCACATCAATTGAGAGGCGTTATCAGTCCGGGAGTGATGGATGTTCACTGACAAGATCGCAGCCGTTGTTTTCGCCGTTTGTGCTTTGAGCGCTTTTGATGTTCAAGCGCAAGAGGTGAATGTTTACAACTCACGGCATTACAACACTGATCGCACGATCTATGAGACCTTCACCAAAGCGACCGGCATCAAGGTCAATATTGTCGAAGGTAACCATGATGAGCTGATCCAGCGTTTGAAGTCGGAGGGGGCCAGCAGCCCGGCCGATCTGCTGATCACGGTGGACGCCGGCCGTCTGGCCGCCGCGGCCAAGGACGGGCTGCTCGCCCCGGTCAGCTCTCCGGCGCTGGAGGCGGTCAAGGTTCCCGCCAACCTGCGCGACCCGGATGGCGCCTGGTGGGGTCTGTCCAGCCGCGCCCGGATCATCGTCTATGCCCGTGACCGGGTGAAGCCGGAGCGGATCAAGGATTACGAGGATCTGGCCAAGCCGGAGTGGAAGCACCGCGTCCTGACCCGCAGCGGCACCCATTCCTACAGCCTGGCCCTGACCGCCTCGATGGTCGAGGCGCTGGGCGAGGAGAAGACGGAGGAGTGGGTGAAGGGCCTGGTCGCCAACCTCGCCCGGCCGCCGCAGGGCGGTGACACCGACCAGATCAAGGCGGTCGCGGTGGGCGAGGGCGATGTCGCCATCGCCAACACCTATTATGTCGGCAAGATGATCGTCTCGGCCAAGCAGGAGGACCGCGAGGTCGCGTCCAAGATCGGCGTCCTCTTCCCCAACCAGGACAACCGCGGCACCCACGTCAATCTCAGCGGCGCCGGCGTGGTGAAGAGTTCCAGGAACCCGGAGAACGCCCGCAAGCTGCTGGAATATCTGCTGAGCCCCGAGGCGCAGCGCCAGTTCGCCGACGGCAACATGGAATATCCGGTCAATCCGGCGGTTCAGCCCCATCCGGAACTGGTGAAGCTCGGCAGCTTCAAGGCCGCCGAGGTCAACGCCGCGTCCTTCGCCGCCCACACGCCGCAGGCGCTGCGCATCATGGACCGGGCCGGCTGGAAGTAAGATGACCGGCGCCCTTCCTCCCTCCGTCGTCCTGTCCGGCATCACCCACCGTTATGGCCGGCTCACCGCCGTCGACGATGTCTCGCTGTCGGTCGCCCCGCGCGAAGTGGTGTGCGTCGTCGGCCCCTCCGGCTGCGGCAAGTCGACCCTGCTGCGCCTGATCAGCGGATTGGAGACGGTCCAGGCTGGCGGGATCGCGGTGGACGGGTTGACGCTCGCCACCGCCGGCCGCTCGCTGCCGCCGGAAAGGCGGCCGGTCGGCATGATGTTCCAGGACTTCGCGCTGTTCCCCCATTTGACGGTGGCGGGCAACATCGCCTTCGGCCAGACCGACCGGCCGCGCGCCGAGCGCAAGCGCCGGGTGGAGGAGCTGCTGGAGACCATGGCGCTCGCCCGCTATGCCGACGCCTATCCGCACACCCTGTCGGGCGGGCAGCAGCAGCGGGTCGCCCTGGCCCGAGCCATGGCGCGCGACCCCAAGGTGCTGCTGCTGGACGAGCCCTTCTCCGCCTTGGACGCGCAGCTCCGCCGTTCGGTCCGGGAGGAGGTGGTGCGGATCATCCGCGCCAGCGGCATCGCCACCATCGTCGTCACCCACGATCCGGAGGAGGCGATGGAGATGGGCAACCGCGTGGTGGTGATGGAGGCCGGACGCATCGTCCAGGCCGACACGCCGGTGACCCTCTATCAGCGTCCGGTCAACAGCTTCGTCGCCCGCCTGTTCGGCGAGGTGAACCGCTTCGAGGCGACGGTCAGCGACGGGCAGATCGTCACGCCGCTGGGACGCATCCTGGCGCCGCATCTGTCCGGCGGCACCAGGGTGGAGGTGGCTTGCCGGGTGGAGGATGTGGAACTGGCTCCGGCCGGCGCCCGCCCCGACGCCGTGCCGGCGCGGGTGCGGCATTCCAGCTTTCTGGGTGCGGCGACGCGGGTCTGCCTGGACCTGCCGGGCGGCGGGGCGGAGATCCATGCGCGCCTGCCGGGCCATGTGGAGGTTCACCCCGGCGAGGAACTGTCCGCCGCGCTGGCGCCCGAACGGGCGATGGTGTTCCCGGCGGGGTGAGGACGGGGGAAGGGGGCATCGCGGCCGGAACTCACGCCCCCGCCCGCACCTCGTCCTCGCCGAACTGAAGGCGGCACAGCCGGGCATAGGCGCCGTCGGCGGCGAGCAGCGCCTCATGGGTGCCCTGCTCGATGATGCGGCCGCCTTCCATCACGACGATGCGGTCGGCGTTGCGCACGGTCGCCAGACGATGGGCGATCACCAGCGTGGTGCGCCCCGCCGTCAGCCGTTCCAGCGCCGCCTGGACAAGGCGTTCCGATTCGCTGTCCAGCGCGCTGGTCGCCTCGTCCAGCAGCAGGATCGGCGCATCCTTCAGGAAGGCGCGGGCCAGCGCCAGACGCTGGCGCTCGCCGCCCGACAGCTTGACGCCGCGGTCGCCGATCACGGTGTCGTAGCCTTCGGGCAGCCTCGACACGAAGTCGTGGGCGGCGGCGGCCTTGGCGGCGGCGATGACGTCGTCCATACCGGCGTCGAGCCGGCCGAAGCTGATGTTGGCGCGCACCGTGTCGTTGAAGAGGACGGTGTCCTGGCTGACGATCGAGACGGCGCCGCGCAGACTGCGCAGCGTCGCGCCGCGCACGTCCTGGCCATCGATCAGCACCTCGCCCCCCGTCACGTCATAAAGGCGCGGGATCAGGTTGAAGACGGTCGATTTGCCGGCGCCGCTGCGGCCGACCAGCGCCACCGTGCTGCCGGCCGGCACATCGAGGTCGATGGCCTTCAGCGTGTCGGCCCCGGCTTCGTAGGAGAAGCGGACGCCACGCAGTGCGACGGCACCCTTGGAGATGGCGAGCGGCCTGGCGTCCGGCCGTTCCAGGATGGTCGGCTGCTGGTCCAGCAGTTCGAAGATGCGCTGGGCGGCGGCCAGCCCCTCCTGCAGGGCGGCGTTCAGCGTGCCGATGGCGCGCACCGGCTGCGCCGCCATCAGCAGCGCGCCGACGAAGCCGGAGAAGGCGCCGACCGATCCCTCGCCCACCGTCATGCGATAGCCGGCGAAGGCGATCACCCCGGCCACCGCGACGCCGCCCAGCACCTCCATCATCGGGTCGATGCGCGAGCGGGCGCGCACCGCCTTCATGGTCAGCACGTAATTGTCGTGGAAGGCGCGGCCGGCGCGGGCGCGCTCATAGTCTTCGAGGTTGTAGGTCTTGACCATGCGGGCGCCCGACAGGCTTTCGGTCAGCAGCGAGGTCATGTCGCCCATCTGCGCCTGGGTATCGCGGGAGACGCGGCGCAGCCGCTTGCCGATGCGCACGATGGGCACGGCGGCGATGGGATAGATGATGAACACGATCAGCGACAGCAGCCAGTCGAGATAGAACATCGACCCGACCAGCGCGATCACCGTCAGGATGTCGCGCACCAGCCCGGTCAAGGTGCGGCTCAGCGCGTTGCGGATCAGGTCGACGTCGTTGATGAAACGGGAGGTCAGCGACCCGGTCGGCGTCGCGTGCAGTTGCGCCATGTCGGCGGCTTGCAGATGCGCGAACATCGCCAGCCGGATGTCGGCGATGATGCGCTGGACGATGTCGCTGGTGACCACGGTCTGGGAATAGAGCGAGGCGCCCTTGATGATGGTCACCGCGACGATCGCCAGCGGGATCACCAGCAGCATGACGCGGTCCTGGGCGGAGAACATGGCATAGGACTGGTCGATCAGCAGCGGATAGGCCCCGGTGGTCGCCGCCACCACCGCCATCAGCAGGAAGGACAGCAGCAGCTTGCCGCGATAGGGACGCACCCATTCGCGCCACATCCGGGCCACCAGCCGCTCGGTCGTCGCATCCAGGCGCAGGGGCTTGCCGCTCTTGTTCGTCACGGTCGCATCCGATCTCTTGTCCATCGCCGATGGCTTATCCCATGGGCTTCGGCTTTGTCCACCGATGGACGCGGCGGATGGGACCGGCGCCGATTCCGGTTACAGGCTTCCTTTACCGGTTTCATGCGACGGTGCGGATGATCGGGGCGGCGAATGGCAAGGCCATCCGGAAGACCGCCGGGAGGAACAAGACGCATGGCGAACGGAAACGGCAACAATGGCGGCAACAATGGCGGCAACAATGGCGGGGGCACGGGCGGGGGCAACGGCGCAGGCGGGCGGCGCCCGCGCATCGGCCTTGCGCTCGGCGGCGGGGTGGCGCGCGGCTGGGCGCATATCGGCGTGTTGCGGGCCCTGAAACGCTATGGGATCGAGGCCGACATCGTCTGCGGCTCCTCGGTTGGCGCCTTGGTCGGCGGTGTCCATCTGGCGGGAAAGCTCGACATCCTGGAGGATTGGGCGCGCACGCTGACCCGGCTGAAGATCGTCGGCTATCTCGACCTGCGGCTGCGCCAGAGCGGCGGGCTGATCAGCGGCGACCGGCTGCTGGCGGAACTGCGCCTGCATCTGGGCGATGTGCGGATCGAGGAATTGCCCTGCCCCTATGCCGCGGTCACCACCGATCTGGTGACCGGCCACGAGGTGTGGTTGCAGCGGGGCGAACTGGTCGATGCCATGCGGGCCTCCTTCTCGCTGCCGGGGGTGTTTCCGCCGGTCTCGATCGACGGGCGCTGGATGATCGACGGCGCCCTGGTCAACCCGGTGCCGGTGTCGGCCTGCCGGGCGTTGGGCGCCCAGATGGTGATCGCCGTCAATCTGGCCGGCGACATCCTGGGCAAGGCGCGCAAGCCGGGGGCCAGCGTGCCGACCGCCGCCGGCTTCGACCTGCTGCGGCTGGTGGAGGACGAAGCGCCGGATCAGCGCCCACCAAGCGGGATCAGCGCCCTGGCACGCCGGATCTTCCGCCGCGACTATGAGGGGCCGAGCCTGTTCGGCGTGATGGTCTCGTCGCTCGGCATCGTCACCGACCGAATCACGCGGTCAAGACTGGCCGGCGACCCGCCCGACGTCCACATCGCGCCGCGGCTGGGTCATATCGGTCTGACCGAGTTCGACCGCGCCGCCGACTGCATCCGCGAGGGCGAGGCGGCGGTGGAGCGCGTCCTGCCCGACCTGCACGACGCGCTCTCCGTGTTCGCCACCGGCCCGCGCGAATCGACGCGCGCGCCGCTGCGGGACTGATCGCTCCTTGACGGGAGCCTATCGTCAATGGTCGATGGCGGTGCCCAGCGCGGCGCCGCCCAGGCCGCCGATCACGGCGCCGCGGGTGCCGTCGATCGCGTAACCGCCGGCGGCTCCGGCCGCGCCGCCGACCACGCCGCCAGTCGAGCAGGCGGTGAGGGAAAGGAGCGCCATAACCGCACCGATCAAACGCAAACGGGACATCATGCAACCCTCCTTGTGTTGACTGTTGGGTCCTTAAACACGCGGGATCGCGGTTTGCTTCCATTACTCCCGATCTTTTGCCCCACGGTCTTTCGGGGAACCTCTTCCGCCTTCAAGCGTTGAGCGGGCTTTGACCGAGAAACGTTGAAACGGGGGAGTTGTCATGCGGACCATCACCAAGCGCTGGCGCGCGGTCACCACCACGCGCTTGCGCGCGGTCACCACCACGCGCTTGCGCGCTGCCACAATCGCCGCCGTCGCGGCGCTGTCGCTCGCCGCCTGCCAGACCGGCAACAGCGGCGGCGGCATCGGCGGCATGAACACGACGGAAACCGTCGGCACGCTCGGCGGCGCCGTCGCCGGCGGCCTGCTCGGCTCCCGTTTCGGCGGCGGGGCGGGCAAGCTGGCGACCACGGCGATCGGCACGCTGCTCGGCGCCTATGCCGGCCAGCAGTTGGCCCGGAGCTTCAGCCCGGCCGACCAGAGCCGCGCCTCGGACGCCGAGGAACGGGCGGTCGCCAGCAACCAGACCATCACCTGGAACAACCCGCAATCCGGCAACAGCGGGACCATCCAGCCGGTGAGGACATACCAGGGCGGCGATGGCCAGACCTGCCGCGACTACAACCACACGGTCGTGATCGACGGCCGGACGGAGGTGGCGCGCGGCACGGCCTGTCGCCAGTCCGACGGAAGCTGGAGGCTGATGTCGTAAGCGTACAGCCTGTCCGAATGACCGTCTCCGGGTCCTGCGCCTTGCGGATGTGGAGGCTTGCCGTCAAAATCATCGGACTCCGCCGAATGGCGGCCCGATAAGAACGGCGTGCGGGGCTTATGGAGGCGGTCAGCTACATCATCCTCATCGGATCCTCCCTGCTGATCGTCAGCGTGCTGACCAGCTATCTCGCCTTGCGCGTCGGCGCGCCTCTGCTGTTGATCTTTCTCGGCATCGGATTGCTGGCGGGCGAGGACGGGATCGGCCACATCGTTTTCAACGACACCGACTCCGCCTTCCTCATCGGGTCGATGGCGCTGGCGGTGATCCTGTTCGAAAGCGGATTCGACACCAAGCTGGCCAGCTACAAGGCGGCGGCATGGCCGGCGATGACGCTGGCGACGGCGGGAGTGGCGGTGACCACCGGCGTGGTGGGCGTCGCCGCCCATTACCTGATGGGGCTGGGCTGGGGCGAGGCGCTGCTGGTGGGGGCGGCCTGTAGCTCCACCGACGCGGCGGCGGTCTTCTTCCTGCTGCGCGTCGGCGGCATCACGCTCCGCGACCGTGTCCGCTCCACGCTGGAGATCGAATCGGGCAGCAACGATCCGGTCGCCATCATGCTGACCATCCTGCTGGTCGAGGCGGCGGGCCATGGCCTGGCGTCCCCCGTCGCCATCGTCGGCGAGCTGGTTCTGGCCTTCGCGCTGGGCGGGGTGATGGGGCTGGCCGGCGGCTGGCTGCTGGTCGCCTTCATCAACAAGGCGAATTTCGAAGCCGGGCTGAATCCGGTGGTGACGCTGACCTTCGCCCTGTTCATCTTCGCGCTCACCAACGTCATGGGCGGCAGCGGCTATCTGGCGGTCTATGCCGCCGGGCTCTATGCCGGCAACGTCAAGCTGCGTGGGGCGCTGGAGCTTCGCCGCTTCCATTCCGGCCTGACCTGGCTCAGCCAGATCGTCATGTTCGTGATGCTCGGCCTGCTCGCCACGCCCAGGGAGTTCGGCGCCATGATCCTGCCGGCGCTGGGCGTGGCGGTGGTGCTGATCGTGGTGGCCCGCCCGGTCGCGGTGTGGATGTGCCTGCTGCCCTTCCGCTTTTCGGTGCGCGAGACCAGCTTCATCGCCTGGGTCGGCCTGCGCGGGGCGGTGTCGCTGCTGCTGGCGCTGGTTCCCGTGCTGGGCGGGCTGGAGAACGGGCAGCTGATCTTCAACACCGCCTTCATCGTCGTGGTCGTCTCCCTGCTGGTGCAGGGCTGGACCATCGGCAGCATGGCCCGTGCGCTGGACCTGATCGTCCCGCCCCGCCGCGGCCCGGTGGAGCGTGTGGAACTGGAGCTTCCCGGCAACGCCGACCAGGAGCTGGTGGCCTATACCGTCCATGCCAAGAGCCCGGCGGCGCGCGGGCAGCGCATGCCGCGCTGGGCCAAGCCCTCTCTCGTCATCCGGGCGGGCGCGGTGGTGCCGCTGCACAAGGTCAAGCCCCTTCAGCCCGGCGACCATGTCTATCTGTTCACGCCGCAGCACCGGCTGCCGCTGATCGACAGGCTCTATGGCGGCAGCCGGGCGCTCGACCAGTCCGACCGCGAATTCTACGGCGATCTGGTGTTGAGCCCGGACGCCACCGTCGAACAGATCGCCGAGATGTACGGCCTGCCGCTGTCGCTGTCCAA from Azospirillum sp. B510 includes:
- a CDS encoding CsbD family protein, encoding MDKDRIEGAARSIKGSIKETVGKMTGDTKTEAEGRGEKAAGKVQNSIGGAKDAVRDALK
- a CDS encoding YnfA family protein, producing the protein MERALWPTLAVYGAAALAEIAGCFAFWAWIRSGRSAWWTVPGVACLCLFAWLLTLADAGFAGRADAGFAGRAYAAYGGVYVVTALLWLWLVEGARPDRWDAAGALVCLVGATLILAGPRGG
- a CDS encoding putative bifunctional diguanylate cyclase/phosphodiesterase produces the protein MKGSESGGGLAAADMPRDPAFLASLAASLLDDGGMALVYLDRDLVCRHADPHFAAVLDRSPADLIGHRLTAIAHPVSAAVEAAIAALGDPPMRNAAPLDCPTVGRDGRRFILSGSVVAHRDAAATTVGYLGSFHRTGDPDRIAEFVTCRDSFIATLLDAAVDGIIVSDRTGVIRSINSACCRLFGYDDGELVGRNMTVLMPPPFSRDHGRYVDGYMRTDRAKIIGIGRETLGQRKDGTVFPIHLSVGEARLGNDVTFVGIIRDISERLAAERRASYLARHDPLTGVLTRTAFLEECETLLATCRPDGGEAGAASGGGADQFALFSLDVDQFSDVNEAFGFHVGDAALKAMVSRVTEVLPPNTIICRIAADEFAALSRVTDADHARRLAGVLHDRLTASIYADRHWVRLRLSVGAAVRDESAGTLEDLNAKAKLALQAVQHNGGNAVCFYTPEMAAAATRRMMLTMHLTHAIERNELRLVYQPIVDRNGRVRSAEALLRWDHPALGPVSPGEFIPVAEESGLIVPLTDWVLSTAIAQMARWEAAGVLPDRVFLNISGQQFLRGNLMLRLDELLGEHPSLRRHLGLEITEQAAVRDLKVAVRTLGELADLGIQAAIDDFGSGYSSLSYVQQLPVAKLKIDRAFVIDVPENPKSNALVRAAVGMAHGLGLTTVAEGVETEEQRDFLVSVGCDMMQGFLFGRPMTPDALADLVRGQAAPAPA
- a CDS encoding Fe(3+) ABC transporter substrate-binding protein; translation: MNVYNSRHYNTDRTIYETFTKATGIKVNIVEGNHDELIQRLKSEGASSPADLLITVDAGRLAAAAKDGLLAPVSSPALEAVKVPANLRDPDGAWWGLSSRARIIVYARDRVKPERIKDYEDLAKPEWKHRVLTRSGTHSYSLALTASMVEALGEEKTEEWVKGLVANLARPPQGGDTDQIKAVAVGEGDVAIANTYYVGKMIVSAKQEDREVASKIGVLFPNQDNRGTHVNLSGAGVVKSSRNPENARKLLEYLLSPEAQRQFADGNMEYPVNPAVQPHPELVKLGSFKAAEVNAASFAAHTPQALRIMDRAGWK
- a CDS encoding ABC transporter ATP-binding protein, with the protein product MTGALPPSVVLSGITHRYGRLTAVDDVSLSVAPREVVCVVGPSGCGKSTLLRLISGLETVQAGGIAVDGLTLATAGRSLPPERRPVGMMFQDFALFPHLTVAGNIAFGQTDRPRAERKRRVEELLETMALARYADAYPHTLSGGQQQRVALARAMARDPKVLLLDEPFSALDAQLRRSVREEVVRIIRASGIATIVVTHDPEEAMEMGNRVVVMEAGRIVQADTPVTLYQRPVNSFVARLFGEVNRFEATVSDGQIVTPLGRILAPHLSGGTRVEVACRVEDVELAPAGARPDAVPARVRHSSFLGAATRVCLDLPGGGAEIHARLPGHVEVHPGEELSAALAPERAMVFPAG
- a CDS encoding ABC transporter ATP-binding protein; this encodes MTNKSGKPLRLDATTERLVARMWREWVRPYRGKLLLSFLLMAVVAATTGAYPLLIDQSYAMFSAQDRVMLLVIPLAIVAVTIIKGASLYSQTVVTSDIVQRIIADIRLAMFAHLQAADMAQLHATPTGSLTSRFINDVDLIRNALSRTLTGLVRDILTVIALVGSMFYLDWLLSLIVFIIYPIAAVPIVRIGKRLRRVSRDTQAQMGDMTSLLTESLSGARMVKTYNLEDYERARAGRAFHDNYVLTMKAVRARSRIDPMMEVLGGVAVAGVIAFAGYRMTVGEGSVGAFSGFVGALLMAAQPVRAIGTLNAALQEGLAAAQRIFELLDQQPTILERPDARPLAISKGAVALRGVRFSYEAGADTLKAIDLDVPAGSTVALVGRSGAGKSTVFNLIPRLYDVTGGEVLIDGQDVRGATLRSLRGAVSIVSQDTVLFNDTVRANISFGRLDAGMDDVIAAAKAAAAHDFVSRLPEGYDTVIGDRGVKLSGGERQRLALARAFLKDAPILLLDEATSALDSESERLVQAALERLTAGRTTLVIAHRLATVRNADRIVVMEGGRIIEQGTHEALLAADGAYARLCRLQFGEDEVRAGA
- a CDS encoding patatin-like phospholipase family protein, encoding MANGNGNNGGNNGGNNGGGTGGGNGAGGRRPRIGLALGGGVARGWAHIGVLRALKRYGIEADIVCGSSVGALVGGVHLAGKLDILEDWARTLTRLKIVGYLDLRLRQSGGLISGDRLLAELRLHLGDVRIEELPCPYAAVTTDLVTGHEVWLQRGELVDAMRASFSLPGVFPPVSIDGRWMIDGALVNPVPVSACRALGAQMVIAVNLAGDILGKARKPGASVPTAAGFDLLRLVEDEAPDQRPPSGISALARRIFRRDYEGPSLFGVMVSSLGIVTDRITRSRLAGDPPDVHIAPRLGHIGLTEFDRAADCIREGEAAVERVLPDLHDALSVFATGPRESTRAPLRD